Proteins from one Gemmatimonadales bacterium genomic window:
- a CDS encoding cytochrome b/b6 domain-containing protein, whose product MTRKDVFFDGVALDAAHRGRGPYIWRFTVGQRVLHGVLVVAFFVLAFTGLPLRFSCVVWAPKLMALWGGARTAGLIHRWAGGVVLACFAGYLGYAAVALARARDRRALLWGPESILLGRRDFREFWQMLRWAVGKGERPRFGRYSYREKFNYLMVFLGLGVIAATGLLLWFPEFFGRFLPGVVFNVATIVHSYQVMLLAALIVAYHFFDVHLRSTKFPLDGVMVTGRATLGYMEEEHPLVAEALGDVAAQAPSARAVADRVAPPAPRWLGVLSAASGMLFLALGVLLIVLGLWDVLC is encoded by the coding sequence GTGACGCGCAAGGACGTCTTCTTCGACGGGGTCGCGCTCGACGCCGCGCACCGCGGGCGGGGGCCCTACATCTGGCGGTTCACCGTCGGGCAGCGCGTCCTGCACGGAGTGCTGGTGGTGGCGTTCTTCGTGCTGGCGTTCACGGGGCTGCCACTGCGCTTCAGCTGCGTGGTCTGGGCGCCGAAGCTGATGGCGCTGTGGGGCGGGGCGCGCACGGCGGGCTTGATCCACCGCTGGGCCGGCGGCGTCGTGCTGGCATGCTTCGCCGGCTACCTGGGCTACGCGGCCGTGGCGCTGGCGCGCGCGCGCGACCGGCGCGCGCTGCTGTGGGGGCCGGAGTCGATCCTGCTCGGGCGGCGCGACTTCCGCGAGTTCTGGCAGATGCTGCGCTGGGCGGTCGGGAAGGGCGAGCGGCCGCGGTTCGGGCGGTACAGCTACCGCGAGAAGTTCAACTACCTGATGGTGTTCCTCGGCCTGGGCGTGATCGCGGCGACCGGGCTGCTGCTGTGGTTCCCCGAGTTCTTCGGGCGGTTCCTGCCGGGCGTGGTGTTCAACGTCGCGACCATCGTCCACTCCTACCAGGTGATGCTCCTGGCCGCGCTGATCGTGGCGTACCACTTCTTCGACGTGCACCTGCGCTCCACCAAGTTCCCGCTCGACGGGGTGATGGTCACGGGGCGGGCGACCCTGGGTTACATGGAGGAGGAGCATCCGCTCGTGGCCGAGGCCCTGGGCGACGTCGCGGCGCAGGCCCCGAGCGCGCGCGCGGTCGCGGACCGCGTGGCGCCGCCGGCGCCGCGCTGGCTCGGCGTGCTGAGCGCGGCGTCGGGGATGCTGTTCCTCGCGCTGGGCGTGCTGCTGATCGTCCTGGGGCTGTGGGACGTGCTGTGCTAG
- a CDS encoding sigma 54-interacting transcriptional regulator — translation MAGERLLVLEDDPLLLSVLAERLGREGLEVTSASTLADARKALDAADQDVALIDLRLPDGEGLSLLREYAPKGDTVWVVMTAHATVSSAVEALKLGAKDYLEKPFTLDRAVATIKQALEMTALRREVAALRDRSSHAGTTVIGESPAMRRVFELVERLAAVDATTVLIEGESGTGKGAIAQALHRLSKRSNGPFVNVTSSALPETLMESELFGHEKGAFTDAHAAKRGLVEMADGGTLFLDEVGELTPGVQAKLLRFIEEKTFRRLGGTRDLVVDVRIVTATNRDLAAEVASGRFRADLFYRLRVIPITLPPLRERREDILPLIKHFVAHFDREFGKKVREITPEAQAMLAAYPWPGNVRELRNVIERAVLLADGEAVGPRELPPEVAAPMAQPVAAAALPSDGVKLDEVERRLLVEALDRAHGNQSHAAALLGLSRHQVRTRMKRHGLMALALLVLAAAPAARAQRAAGGRGAAAVPSLTCLRCHGSREFLEQAVPRGQFRLSLVVAPDTGGGRAHARLACVACHVGALEFPHRPEAATPIACTSCHAAVSETLHASVHGEGKGVACTECHGAHQVGAVAWLATAPGRAALNAACAACHAHKLPAPGDVHASAAGCMDCHGGHAIEPLHDPETHGVPLAVARRCAACHPAEAAQYWLDAHGQAVLSEAGSPAPLGGDTAATCVDCHQGHAVRVPADSAAHFGFAETCTRCHAAYGATFRENYHGQATQVGSRRAALCANCHTAHAIYPASDPRSSVSAGRRLATCRRCHPAASGRFADYRPHADPTSAARNPGLFALWLAMVVLLAGVTAVYLVHAVLVSRRTAIERRAAP, via the coding sequence ATGGCCGGCGAACGGCTGTTGGTCCTGGAAGACGATCCCCTGCTGCTGAGCGTGCTGGCGGAGCGGCTGGGACGCGAGGGGCTGGAGGTGACCTCCGCATCCACCCTGGCGGATGCCCGCAAGGCGCTGGACGCCGCCGATCAGGACGTGGCGCTGATCGACCTGCGCCTGCCCGACGGCGAGGGGCTGTCGTTGCTGCGGGAATACGCGCCGAAGGGCGACACGGTCTGGGTGGTGATGACGGCCCACGCGACCGTGAGCTCGGCGGTGGAGGCCCTGAAGCTCGGGGCGAAGGACTATCTGGAGAAGCCGTTCACGCTCGACCGCGCCGTGGCGACGATCAAGCAGGCGCTGGAAATGACGGCGCTGCGCCGCGAGGTGGCGGCGCTCCGCGACCGCAGCTCGCACGCCGGCACCACCGTGATCGGCGAATCGCCGGCCATGCGGCGCGTTTTCGAGCTGGTCGAGCGGCTGGCCGCGGTGGACGCGACCACGGTGCTGATCGAGGGGGAGAGCGGAACGGGGAAGGGCGCCATCGCGCAGGCGCTGCACCGGCTCAGCAAGCGGTCGAACGGACCCTTCGTGAACGTGACCAGCTCGGCGCTGCCCGAGACGCTGATGGAGTCCGAGCTGTTCGGGCACGAGAAGGGCGCGTTCACCGACGCGCACGCGGCCAAGCGCGGCCTCGTGGAAATGGCGGACGGCGGCACGCTGTTCCTCGACGAGGTGGGCGAGCTCACGCCGGGCGTGCAGGCGAAGCTGCTGCGGTTCATCGAGGAGAAGACGTTCCGGCGCCTGGGCGGCACCCGCGACCTGGTGGTGGACGTGCGGATCGTGACCGCCACCAACCGCGACCTGGCGGCGGAAGTGGCCAGCGGGCGGTTCCGCGCGGACCTGTTCTACCGGCTGCGCGTCATCCCGATCACGCTGCCGCCCCTGCGCGAGCGGCGCGAGGACATCCTGCCGCTGATCAAGCACTTCGTGGCGCACTTCGACCGCGAGTTCGGCAAGAAGGTGCGCGAGATCACGCCGGAGGCGCAGGCGATGCTCGCCGCCTACCCGTGGCCGGGCAACGTGCGCGAGCTGAGGAACGTGATCGAGCGCGCCGTGCTGCTGGCGGACGGCGAGGCCGTCGGGCCCCGCGAGCTGCCGCCCGAGGTGGCGGCGCCGATGGCGCAGCCGGTGGCGGCGGCCGCGCTGCCCTCGGACGGCGTCAAGCTCGACGAGGTGGAGCGCCGGCTGCTGGTCGAGGCCCTGGACCGGGCGCACGGCAACCAGTCGCACGCCGCGGCGCTGCTCGGCCTGAGCCGGCACCAGGTGCGCACCCGGATGAAGCGCCACGGGCTCATGGCCCTGGCCCTGCTCGTGCTCGCCGCCGCGCCGGCGGCGCGGGCCCAGCGGGCCGCGGGCGGCCGCGGCGCGGCCGCGGTCCCGTCCCTCACCTGCCTCCGCTGCCACGGGTCGCGGGAGTTCCTCGAGCAGGCGGTGCCGCGCGGCCAGTTCCGCCTCTCCCTGGTGGTGGCGCCGGACACGGGCGGAGGCCGCGCCCACGCGAGGCTGGCGTGCGTCGCCTGCCACGTCGGCGCCCTCGAGTTCCCGCACCGGCCCGAGGCCGCGACGCCGATCGCCTGCACCAGCTGCCACGCGGCCGTGAGCGAGACGCTGCACGCGAGCGTGCACGGTGAGGGGAAGGGCGTCGCCTGCACCGAGTGCCACGGTGCCCACCAGGTCGGCGCCGTGGCCTGGCTCGCGACGGCGCCGGGCCGCGCGGCGCTGAACGCGGCGTGCGCGGCGTGCCACGCGCACAAGCTGCCGGCGCCGGGCGACGTGCACGCGAGCGCGGCCGGGTGCATGGACTGCCACGGCGGTCACGCGATCGAGCCGCTCCACGACCCGGAGACCCACGGCGTGCCGCTCGCCGTGGCGCGGCGCTGCGCCGCGTGCCACCCGGCCGAGGCCGCGCAGTACTGGCTGGACGCGCACGGCCAGGCCGTGCTGAGCGAGGCCGGCAGCCCGGCGCCCCTGGGCGGCGACACCGCGGCGACGTGCGTGGACTGCCACCAGGGCCACGCGGTGCGCGTGCCCGCCGACAGCGCGGCGCACTTCGGCTTCGCCGAGACGTGCACCCGCTGTCACGCGGCGTACGGCGCCACGTTCCGCGAGAACTACCACGGCCAGGCCACGCAGGTGGGTTCCCGGCGGGCGGCGCTGTGCGCCAACTGCCACACGGCCCACGCGATCTACCCGGCCTCGGACCCGCGGTCGTCGGTGTCGGCGGGGCGGCGGCTCGCCACCTGCCGCCGCTGCCATCCGGCGGCGAGCGGCCGGTTCGCCGACTACCGACCCCACGCCGATCCGACCAGCGCGGCGCGGAACCCGGGCCTGTTCGCGCTGTGGCTGGCGATGGTGGTGCTGCTGGCCGGCGTGACGGCCGTCTACCTGGTGCACGCGGTGCTGGTGTCGCGCCGCACCGCGATCGAGCGGAGGGCCGCGCCGTGA
- a CDS encoding ATP-binding protein → MTLSDLSIRAKVLWTALGALLVVLGVATTLSLRYWEREQLALTSEHALMAVAAAQGPVEAALAHGQVGQVREELRRLVARPPALGYRLVAADGTVLLSSDFGEEARRRPGRALPSPWDIPPEGQVLGGRGDSTLSAVIAVGGVGGPGGRATLELVLSVSRIDAAIRRGRIYGLVLTALLCLAYAVVLGAMMEREVVIPMRKMRRGIARASAGEEGVRIGLTRHDELGRLGASVDRLLEKDEQAVRLAAQQQRTLTEQAGFAEVGALAAQVAHEIKRPLAGIKSAMELIAQEYAMSDAERRLLVRVEDELQHVDETVRDLMSLARPVGLNTQTLDLHAVINGALARLSGLPGADRVKVERVYDPGVPPLVGDAARLEQAILNLSVNAVEAMGEGGRLTITTRLADGAVAIDVRDTGSGIAPENLERVFKPFVSTKPLGTGLGLPLVARVVAAHEGRITVESEVGRGTTFHIHLPVKPGVAKQGGEA, encoded by the coding sequence ATGACACTCAGCGACCTGTCGATCCGGGCCAAGGTCCTGTGGACCGCGTTGGGGGCACTGCTCGTGGTCCTGGGCGTGGCGACGACGCTCTCACTCCGGTACTGGGAGCGGGAGCAGCTGGCGCTGACGAGCGAGCACGCGCTGATGGCCGTGGCGGCGGCACAGGGCCCGGTGGAGGCGGCGCTGGCGCACGGGCAGGTCGGCCAGGTGCGGGAGGAGCTTCGGCGGCTGGTGGCACGGCCGCCGGCGCTCGGCTACCGCCTGGTGGCGGCGGACGGCACGGTTCTGCTCTCGAGCGACTTCGGCGAGGAGGCGCGGCGGCGCCCTGGCCGAGCGCTGCCGAGCCCCTGGGACATTCCGCCCGAGGGGCAGGTGCTTGGCGGGCGCGGGGATTCGACCCTGAGCGCGGTGATCGCGGTCGGCGGGGTCGGGGGGCCGGGCGGCCGGGCGACCCTGGAGCTGGTGTTGAGCGTGAGCCGGATCGACGCCGCGATCCGGCGCGGGCGGATCTACGGGCTGGTGCTGACCGCGCTGCTGTGTCTCGCCTACGCGGTCGTGCTGGGGGCGATGATGGAGCGCGAGGTCGTGATCCCGATGCGGAAGATGCGGCGCGGGATCGCGCGGGCGAGTGCGGGAGAGGAAGGCGTGCGCATCGGCCTCACCCGCCACGACGAGCTGGGCCGCCTGGGCGCCTCGGTGGACCGGCTGCTCGAGAAGGACGAGCAGGCGGTGCGGCTGGCGGCGCAGCAGCAACGCACGCTCACGGAGCAGGCGGGATTCGCCGAAGTGGGGGCGCTGGCCGCGCAGGTGGCGCACGAGATCAAGCGGCCGCTGGCGGGCATCAAGAGCGCCATGGAGCTCATCGCGCAGGAATATGCGATGAGCGACGCGGAGCGGCGGCTCCTGGTGCGGGTCGAGGACGAGCTGCAGCACGTGGACGAGACCGTCCGCGATCTGATGAGCCTGGCGCGCCCCGTGGGACTCAACACCCAGACGCTGGATCTGCACGCCGTCATCAACGGCGCGCTGGCGCGGCTGTCCGGGCTTCCGGGCGCCGACCGGGTGAAGGTCGAGCGGGTCTACGACCCGGGTGTCCCGCCACTCGTGGGCGATGCGGCGCGGTTGGAGCAGGCGATCCTGAACCTCTCGGTCAACGCCGTGGAGGCGATGGGCGAAGGCGGGCGACTGACGATCACGACCCGGCTGGCCGACGGTGCGGTCGCGATCGACGTGCGCGACACCGGCTCCGGCATCGCGCCCGAGAATCTCGAGCGCGTGTTCAAGCCGTTCGTGTCCACCAAGCCGCTGGGCACGGGGCTCGGGCTGCCGCTGGTGGCGCGGGTCGTGGCGGCTCACGAGGGCCGCATCACGGTCGAGAGCGAGGTCGGCCGCGGCACCACCTTCCACATCCACCTGCCGGTCAAGCCCGGCGTGGCGAAGCAGGGCGGGGAGGCGTAA
- the pepE gene encoding dipeptidase PepE gives MTSARQRLLLLSNSRNAGQGYLEHAGDVIRAFLGPAVKTVLFVPYAAVRVSYDAFAASVGIRLREWGYRIECVHLRSDPAAAVQGAEAVMVGGGNTFQLLKALYEHGLVEALRARARCGTPYVGWSAGANVAGPSIRTTNDMPIVEPPSFAALGLVPFQINPHYTDAVIPDHAGETRAERLLEFVTANPGVSVVGLREGSILRVEGGALELLGSKPARVFVGGREPTEHEPGASLQFLME, from the coding sequence GTGACGAGCGCCCGCCAGCGACTGCTGCTCCTCAGCAACTCGCGCAACGCCGGGCAGGGCTACCTCGAGCACGCCGGGGACGTCATCCGGGCCTTCCTGGGTCCGGCGGTGAAGACGGTCCTGTTCGTGCCGTACGCGGCGGTGCGGGTCTCGTACGACGCGTTCGCCGCGTCGGTCGGCATCCGGCTGCGGGAGTGGGGCTACCGCATCGAGTGCGTCCACCTCCGGAGCGATCCGGCGGCGGCGGTGCAGGGCGCCGAGGCGGTGATGGTGGGCGGGGGCAACACGTTTCAGCTCCTCAAGGCGCTCTACGAGCACGGCCTCGTCGAGGCCCTCCGGGCCCGGGCCCGGTGCGGCACCCCGTACGTGGGCTGGAGCGCCGGCGCCAACGTGGCCGGGCCGAGCATCAGGACGACGAACGACATGCCCATCGTCGAGCCGCCGAGCTTCGCGGCGCTGGGCCTCGTGCCGTTCCAGATCAACCCGCACTACACCGACGCGGTGATCCCGGACCACGCGGGCGAGACGCGCGCCGAACGGCTCCTGGAGTTCGTCACCGCGAATCCGGGGGTGAGCGTCGTCGGCTTGCGCGAGGGCAGCATCCTCCGGGTGGAAGGCGGGGCGCTCGAGCTGTTGGGGAGCAAGCCGGCCCGCGTGTTCGTGGGCGGGCGCGAGCCGACCGAGCACGAGCCGGGCGCATCGCTGCAGTTCCTAATGGAGTAG
- a CDS encoding VOC family protein, with protein MITGVAQIALVVHDLEKAVAFYRDTLGLTLLFQVPSAAFFDCGGTRLMLALPDPGHPELDHPPSIVYFRVADIAATCGTLQGRGARLEGEPHVVGQFEGRDVWLAHFYDNEGNLHALTSEAPRGK; from the coding sequence GTGATCACCGGCGTCGCGCAGATCGCGCTGGTGGTGCACGACCTCGAGAAGGCGGTCGCGTTCTATCGCGACACGCTCGGCCTCACCCTCCTGTTCCAGGTGCCGAGCGCGGCGTTCTTCGACTGCGGGGGCACGCGCCTGATGCTGGCGCTGCCGGATCCCGGCCACCCCGAGCTGGACCATCCACCGTCCATCGTCTACTTCCGGGTGGCCGACATCGCCGCGACCTGCGGCACCCTGCAGGGGCGCGGGGCGAGGCTCGAGGGCGAGCCGCACGTCGTCGGCCAGTTCGAGGGGCGCGACGTGTGGCTGGCGCACTTCTACGACAACGAGGGCAACCTGCACGCGCTGACGAGCGAGGCCCCCCGGGGAAAGTGA